A DNA window from Fragaria vesca subsp. vesca linkage group LG3, FraVesHawaii_1.0, whole genome shotgun sequence contains the following coding sequences:
- the LOC101315213 gene encoding probable purine permease 4-like gives MPPSADMTPHTPKNKGSLTLLVLNYLLLFVGSVSATLLSKYYFIHKGSNIWLATWVQCAGFPLLLPPILLPYFLKLTTRRPFTQFTSKIFSISIFVGLMLGLNNLLFSLGNSNLPVSTSSLLLSSQLVFNLILSVLIVKQKVTFSNLNCVILLTVSSILLALGSSHDKPPGLTRGKYFVGFFSTVGAGLLFALYLPVMEKVYRKVDCYSMMMEMQVAMEAAATALSTVLMVSNGAFGGMVREGREVFDKGETLYWVTVVFNVVTWQLCFMGTAGMVFLTTSLTGGICMTALMGINVLGGVVVYGDKFGGVKVVSTVLCVWGFCSYVYGIYIKVKRK, from the exons ATGCCTCCCTCCGCCGATATGACCCCCCACACTCCCAAAAACAAAGGCTCTCTCACCTTGTTGGTCCTAAACTACCTTCTTCTCTTCGTTGGCTCAGTTTCAGCCACCCTCCTCTCTAAATACTATTTCATTCATAAAGGCTCAAACATTTGGCTTGCTACATGGGTTCAGTGTGCTGGCTTTCCTCTTCTTCTCCCCCCAATTCTCCTCCCTTATTTCCTCAAACTCACCACCAGAAGACCTTTCACCCAATTTACCTCCAAAATTTTCTCCATCTCCATTTTCGTTGGCCTAATGTTGGGACTCAACAACCTCCTCTTCTCTCTCGGCAACTCCAACCTCCCGGTCTCCACCTCCTCCCTCCTCCTCTCTTCACAACTCGTCTTCAACCTCATCCTCTCCGTTCTCATCGTCAAACAGAAGGTCACATTCTCCAACCTCAACTGCGTCATCCTCCTAACCGTCAGCTCTATTCTCTTAGCCCTTGGCTCGAGCCACGACAAGCCTCCCGGTCTAACACGTGGAAAGTACTTCGTCGGATTCTTCTCCACCGTCGGGGCCGGCTTGCTCTTTGCTCTCTACCTCCCCGTCATGGAAAAAGTCTACAGAAAAGTTGACTGCTATTCCATGATGATGGAAATGCAGGTGGCGATGGAGGCAGCAGCGACGGCGCTGTCGACGGTGTTGATGGTGTCGAACGGTGCGTTTGGTGGCATGGTGAGGGAGGGGAGGGAGGTGTTTGACAAGGGAGAGACGCTGTATTGGGTGACGGTGGTGTTTAACGTCGTGACATGGCAGCTGTGCTTTATGGGGACGGCGGGGATGGTTTTCTTGACGACGTCGCTGACCGGAGGGATATGCATGACGGCGTTGATGGGGATAAACGTGTTGGGGGGAGTGGTGGTTTACGGGGACAAGTTTGGTGGGGTGAAAGTGGTTTCGACTGTGCTCTGTGTATGGGGGTTTTGTTCTTATGTGTACGGGATTTACATCAA GGTTAAGAGGAAG
- the LOC101298494 gene encoding DNA replication licensing factor MCM6-like codes for MEAFGGFLVDEKAVRVENIFLDFLKSFRLGGEGELYYEAEIEAMINNESTTMFIDFSHVMTFNNLLQKAISDEFLRFEPYLRNACKRFVMERRSNAMQDDVNKDINVAFFNLPASKRLRELTTAEIGKLVSVKGVVTRTSEVRPELLQGTFKCLECGGVIKNVEQQYKYTEPTICVNATCANRARWALLRQESKFADWQRVRMQETSKEIPAGSLPRSLDVIIRHEIVEKARAGDTVIFTGTVVVIPDILALSAPGERSEVSRQASQRSNGAAGHEGVRGLRALGVRDLSYRLAFIANSVQISDGRQDTDIRNRKKDAEDDDNQQFTAEEQDEVQRMRNTPDFFNKIVDSIAPTVFGHQDIKRAILLMLLGGVHKFTHEGINLRGDINVCIVGDPSCAKSQFLKYAAGIVPRSVYTSGKSSSAAGLTATVAKEPETGEFCIEAGALMLADNGICCIDEFDKMDVRDQVAIHEAMEQQTISITKAGIQATLNARTSILAAANPTGGRYDKSKPLKYNVALPPPILSRFDLVYVMIDDPDDQTDYHIAHHIVRVHQKREEALSPTFTTAQLKRYITYAKTLKPKLNSDARKLLVDSYVALRRGDTAPGGRVAYRMTVRQLEALIRLSEAIARSYLELQVKPHHVRLAVRLLKTSIISVESSEIDLSEFEDSHDNVEGNDNGNNGTDHVDDNGNNEGGAANQQGKKLIISDEYFQRVTQALIMRLRQHEEDVRQSGTGLAGMRQRDLIQWYVSQQNEKNNYDFVEEAAAEISKIKAIIESLIRREGHLIVLDDERQAADGEGPPQPPVSRNDRILAVAPNYVID; via the exons ATGGAAGCTTTCGGCGGATTCTTGGTGGACGAGAAGGCGGTCCGGGTCGAGAACATCTTCTTGGACTTCCTCAAAAGCTTCCGACTCGGCGGCGAAGGCGAGCTCTATTACGAGGCCGAGATCGAAGCCATGATCAACAACGAGTCCACCACCATGTTCATCGACTTCTCTCACGTCATGACCTTCAACAATCTCCTCCAGAAGGCCATTTCCGACGAGTTCTTGAG GTTCGAGCCGTATTTGAGGAACGCGTGCAAGAGATTCGTGATGGAGCGGCGGTCCAATGCGATGCAGGATGATGTTAACAAGGACATCAATGTGGCCTTCTTCAATCTTCCGGCGTCGAAGAG GTTGAGGGAATTGACGACAGCCGAAATAGGGAAACTGGTGTCGGTGAAAGGAGTGGTGACTCGGACGAGTGAGGTCCGGCCTGAGCTTCTCCAGGGGACTTTTAAGTGCTTGGAATGCGGAGGTGTCATCAAGAATGTTGAACAGCAGTATAAGTACACTGAG CCGACGATTTGTGTCAATGCCACTTGCGCAAATAGAGCAAGGTGGGCATTGCTTCGGCAAGAGAGCAAATTTGCGGATTGGCAGAGGGTGCGAATGCAGGAGACTTCCAAGGAGATACCCGCGGGCTCCCTTCCCAGGTCGCTGGATGTTATAATCCGCCATGAGATCGTTGAGAAGGCCAGGGCTGGTGACAC GGTTATATTCACTGGCACAGTGGTTGTGATACCAGACATATTGGCTTTGTCTGCCCCCGGAGAGAGATCAGAAGTTTCGCGCCAAGCTTCCCAGCGTAGTAATGGTGCAGCTGGGCATGAAGGAGTCAGGGGTCTCCGAGCATTAGGAGTGAGAGACCTCTCATACCGCCTGGCCTTCATCGCAAATTCAGTTCAG ATTTCTGATGGCAGGCAGGATACTGACATTCGGAATAGAAAGAAGGATGCTGAAGATGATGACAACCAGCAGTTCACT GCAGAAGAGCAAGATGAAGTTCAAAGAATGAGGAATACTCCTGATTTCTTCAATAAGATTGTTGATAGCATTGCCCCAACCGTGTTTGGCCACCAAGATATCAAGAGAGCAATCCTGCTTATGCTCCTGGGTGGTGTCCACAAGTTTACTCATGAAGGTATCAACCTGAGAGGAGATATCAATGTATGTATAGTCGGGGACCCCAGTTGTGCAAAATCTCAGTTCCTCAA GTATGCTGCTGGGATAGTTCCAAGATCTGTTTACACATCCGGGAAATCCTCCTCTGCTGCTGGTTTAACTGCTACTGTGGCCAAAGAACCAGAAACTGGGGAGTTTTGTATTGAG GCTGGTGCATTAATGCTCGCTGACAATGGCATTTGTTGCATTGATGAATTTGACAAGATGGATGTTAGGGATCAG GTTGCAATTCATGAGGCAATGGAACAGCAGACGATAAGCATTACAAAAGCAGGAATACAGGCAACACTGAATGCTCGAACATCGATTCTTGCTGCTGCGAACCCCACAGGGGGCCGTTATGATAAATCTAAACCTCTAAAG TATAACGTGGCTCTTCCTCCTCCTATTTTATCAAGGTTTGATCTGGTATATGTCATGATTGATGACCCAGATGATCAAACTGATTACCACATAGCCCACCATATTGTAAGAGTACATCAAAAACGGGAAGAGGCACTCAGTCCTACATTCACTACTGCACAGCTGAAGCGGTATATTACATATGCCAAAACTCTGAAACCAAAG TTAAATTCAGATGCTAGAAAGCTGTTGGTGGACTCTTATGTTGCTCTCAGAAGAGGTGATACTGCTCCTGGTGGTAGAGTTGCTTATCGCATGACAGTTAGGCAACTAGAGGCATTAATCAGATTGTCAGAGGCCATTGCTCGAAGTTATTTAGAGCTTCAG GTTAAACCACACCATGTCCGTTTAGCAGTGAGATTGCTGAAAACCTCAATAATTAG TGTCGAGTCTAGTGAGATTGATCTATCAGAGTTTGAAGACTCTCATGACAATGTTGAGGGCAATGACAATGGAAATAATGGTACTGATCACGTTGATGATAATGGAAATAATG AAGGTGGGGCTGCAAATCAACAGGGAAAGAAGCTTATAATAAGTGATGAATATTTTCAGAGAGTTACCCAGGCCCTTATCATGCGTCTGAGACAGCACGAAGAAGATGTTAGACAAAGTG GGACAGGGCTGGCTGGAATGAGGCAGAGGGACTTGATTCAGTGGTATGTGAGTCAGCAGAACGAGAAAAATAATTATGATTTTGTGGAGGAAGCAGCTGCTGAAATTTCTAAAATCAAAGCTATCATAGAG AGCTTAATAAGAAGAGAAGGGCATCTGATAGTCCTAGATGATGAGAGGCAAGCAGCAGATGGTGAAGGACCACCACAGCCACCAGTATCCAGAAATGACAGAATATTGGCCGTGGCTCCTAACTATGTCATTGATTGA
- the LOC101313584 gene encoding plasma membrane-associated cation-binding protein 1-like isoform 2, which produces MGYWKTKVLPTIKKVFENKTSVKKAAAADACKSFDESKESYDKEFEEKKAEYQVKVLELYEASSAEVKTLIKERKEAALKKYSAAVHKFLEELAKIEFPGSKPVSEASEKYGAAYVPGPVFYVFEKVSTYIVTEKKVEEPTPAEPTPAKAEEETSSSKEKEIVIEEEKKEDVVEVKKEEEEVVAVEEKKEEPEACVEEKPKVEEPAPACEEPAKP; this is translated from the exons ATGGGTTACTGGAAAACAAAGGTGCTTCCCACAATCAAGAAGGTGTTTGAGAACAAGACCAGTGTCAAGAAGGCTGCTGCTGCTGATGCTTGCAAGTCCTTTGATGAGTCTAAG GAGAGTTATGACAAGGAGTTCGAAGAGAAGAAGGCTGAGTATCAAGTTAAAGTACTTGAATTATATGAAGCTTCCTCTGCTGAAGTCAAG ACTTTGATCAAGGAGAGGAAGGAGGCAGCTTTGAAGAAGTACTCTGCTGCAGTCCACAAGTTCCTTGAAGAGCTTGCCAAAATAG AATTTCCAGGATCGAAACCAGTCTCAGAAGCATCAGAAAAGTATGGAGCGGCCTACGTCCCAGGTCCAGTCTTCTATGTGTTTGAGAAGGTGTCAACGTATATTGTGACAGAAAAGAAGGTAGAGGAGCCAACGCCAGCAGAACCAACACCAGCCAAAGCCGAAGAGGAAACAAGTTCCTCAAAAGAAAAGGAGATAGTGATCGAAGAAGAGAAGAAGGAAGATGTTGTAGAGGTGAAGAAAGAAGAAGAAGAAGTGGTGGCAGTGGAGGAGAAGAAGGAAGAGCCTGAAGCATGTGTTGAGGAAAAGCCTAAGGTTGAGGAACCTGCTCCTGCTTGTGAAGAGCCAGCAAAGCCTTGA
- the LOC101313584 gene encoding plasma membrane-associated cation-binding protein 1-like isoform 1 — protein MLASPLMSLRFVALSLVQNIFQLHNEYLFHELYMLNYICVVFQESYDKEFEEKKAEYQVKVLELYEASSAEVKTLIKERKEAALKKYSAAVHKFLEELAKIEFPGSKPVSEASEKYGAAYVPGPVFYVFEKVSTYIVTEKKVEEPTPAEPTPAKAEEETSSSKEKEIVIEEEKKEDVVEVKKEEEEVVAVEEKKEEPEACVEEKPKVEEPAPACEEPAKP, from the exons ATGCTTGCAAGTCCTTTGATGAGTCTAAGGTTTGTGGCTCTTTCTTTAGTACAGAATATATTTCAGTTGCATAACGAATATTTATTTCATGAATTATATATGTTGAACTATATCTGTGTGGTTTTTCAGGAGAGTTATGACAAGGAGTTCGAAGAGAAGAAGGCTGAGTATCAAGTTAAAGTACTTGAATTATATGAAGCTTCCTCTGCTGAAGTCAAG ACTTTGATCAAGGAGAGGAAGGAGGCAGCTTTGAAGAAGTACTCTGCTGCAGTCCACAAGTTCCTTGAAGAGCTTGCCAAAATAG AATTTCCAGGATCGAAACCAGTCTCAGAAGCATCAGAAAAGTATGGAGCGGCCTACGTCCCAGGTCCAGTCTTCTATGTGTTTGAGAAGGTGTCAACGTATATTGTGACAGAAAAGAAGGTAGAGGAGCCAACGCCAGCAGAACCAACACCAGCCAAAGCCGAAGAGGAAACAAGTTCCTCAAAAGAAAAGGAGATAGTGATCGAAGAAGAGAAGAAGGAAGATGTTGTAGAGGTGAAGAAAGAAGAAGAAGAAGTGGTGGCAGTGGAGGAGAAGAAGGAAGAGCCTGAAGCATGTGTTGAGGAAAAGCCTAAGGTTGAGGAACCTGCTCCTGCTTGTGAAGAGCCAGCAAAGCCTTGA
- the LOC101309619 gene encoding transcription factor GTE1-like — MEPMSSSNPDSRSAGAAEVEGFQQSVDEISAKVNTLEKRVNEVEQYYLRKGSPTSSKEKEREKHFNTIKKQQQDASRRRAAAAKRMRDLLNKFSVIFKQIIQHKWSWPFMSPVDAQSLGLHDYHQVIEKPMDLGTVQSKMETGGYTSVREIYADVRLVFKNAIKYNDEKDDVHVMAQTLLEKLEEKWLQLLPKVVEEEKRQADEEAEARVDIKHAEEFAYASMAKDLSSELVDIDVYLKDLKKLVVQKCRKMSFDDKRRLGTALTQLSPEDLSKALDIVAQDNPEFQATAQEVDLDIDTQSDYTLWRLKVFVKDALKVKAQAAALAAAQVPEAMGGNKVATSKRNREPSDAVAKPAPKRTKKISAM, encoded by the exons ATGGAGCCAATGAGTTCATCAAACCCAGATTCTAGAAGCGCTGGTGCGGCTGAAGTGGAGGGTTTTCAGCAGTCTGTCGATGAAATATCGGCTAAAGTTAATACA CTTGAGAAAAGAGTGAACGAGGTCGAGCAGTATTACCTGAGGAAAGGAAGTCCAACCTCTTCGAAGGAGAAAGAGAGGGAGAAACACTTTAACACCATTAAGAAGCAGCAACAAGATGCATCACGTAGGCGAGCCGCTGCTGCAAAGAGAATGCGAGATCTGTTGAATAAGTTTTCGGTAATCTTCAAACAG ATCATTCAGCACAAGTGGTCATGGCCCTTTATGTCACCTGTAGATGCTCAGAGTCTGGGATTGCATGACTATCATCAA GTTATTGAGAAGCCCATGGACCTTGGTACAGTACAAAGTAAAATGGAAACTGGTGGGTATACGAGTGTTAGAGAGATATATGCTGATGTGAGGTTGGTATTCAAGAATGCAATCAAATACAATGATGAAAAAGATGATGTCCATGTGATGGCCCAAACACTGTTGGAAAAATTGGAAGAAAAATGGCTACAACTCTTGCCTAAAGTTGTTGAAGAG GAGAAAAGACAAGCAGATGAGGAAGCAGAGGCACGGGTAGACATTAAACACGCTGAGGAATTTGCTTATGCCAGCATGGCCAAGGATCTAAGCAGTGAG CTTGTTGATATTGATGTATATTTGAAAGACCTCAAAAAGTTGGTGGTTCAGAAGTGCAG GAAAATGTCTTTTGATGATAAAAGACGACTTGGGACAGCTCTCACACAGTTATCTCCTGAAGATCTCAGCAAGGCTTTGGATATAGTTGCTCAGGATAACCCCGAGTTCCAAGCAACTGCGCAGGAGGTGGATCTGGACATTGATACTCAG AGTGACTACACGTTATGGAGGTTGAAGGTTTTTGTCAAGGATGCATTAAAAGTTAAGGCCCAAGCTGCTGCATTAGCTGCCGCACAGGTTCCTGAAGCCATGGGTGGCAACAAAGTTGCAACCTCCAAAAGAAATAGGGAGCCATCTGATGCCGTTGCCAAGCCTGCCCCTAAAAGGACCAAAAAGATCTCTGCTATGTAA
- the LOC101294148 gene encoding hemK methyltransferase family member 2-like, with protein sequence MSPRIAQIRLVSSHREVYEPCDDSFALVDALLADQANLLQHRPKLCMELGCGSGYVITSLALILGKEGHFIATDINPHAVRVTQETLEAHGVHAELINTNIASGLEKRLAGLVDVIVVNPPYVPTPEDEVGREGIASAWAGGENGRAVIDKILPVADNLLSEKGWLYMVTLSENNPSEICLQMREKGYASRILVQRLTDEESLQIIKFWRDVDSQSEAKEMATNKTVPSRVMETLRSQFPRMPFLGSNNSNSS encoded by the coding sequence ATGTCCCCCAGAATTGCTCAAATCCGCCTTGTCAGCTCACATCGCGAGGTTTATGAACCGTGTGATGATTCATTTGCTTTAGTAGATGCGCTTTTAGCTGATCAAGCAAATTTATTACAGCATCGACCAAAATTGTGCATGGAACTGGGCTGTGGTAGTGGCTATGTTATTACTTCTCTAGCTCTTATTCTTGGCAAGGAGGGGCATTTTATTGCAACTGATATTAACCCTCATGCGGTCAGAGTGACTCAGGAGACACTGGAAGCACATGGGGTTCATGCAGAATTGATAAACACTAACATTGCATCAGGACTTGAGAAGCGTCTGGCGGGATTAGTAGATGTAATAGTTGTGAACCCGCCTTATGTGCCTACCCCCGAAGATGAAGTGGGTCGTGAAGGGATTGCATCTGCTTGGGCTGGGGGAGAGAATGGCCGTGCTGTGATTGATAAGATACTGCCTGTTGCCGACAATCTTTTGTCAGAGAAAGGCTGGTTGTATATGGTCACACTTTCAGAAAACAATCCATCAGAAATATGCCTCCAAATGAGAGAGAAAGGCTATGCTTCCAGGATCCTTGTCCAGAGATTGACAGATGAAGAGAGTCTCCAGATCATCAAGTTCTGGCGGGATGTTGATTCTCAATCAGAAGCAAAGGAGATGGCAACAAACAAAACAGTTCCTTCAAGGGTCATGGAGACTTTGCGGTCACAATTTCCTAGAATGCCGTTTCTCGGAAGCAATAACAGCAACAGTAGCTGA
- the LOC101292001 gene encoding pre-mRNA-splicing factor ATP-dependent RNA helicase PRP16-like, translated as MVESKLEKSGGGGGGGGGLHVRGTERVVFRHPAKKLGFDGGVRSRYDERRDYRDGGGGGRSRVRRRDEEDGYGGDCGRKRSRYDGGSKREPHSVVSAWDCMSYSPLVQIRASGEGVKSLDSRRGGRYEISESMRLEMEYDCDRAWYDREEGSAVVDTSDGSGLFYGDDAFCQKKEAELAKRLVRRDGTKMSRAQSKRLAQHAADNAQWEDRQLLRSGAVRGVEVQSEIDDEDESKVMLLVHDTKPPFLDGRVVFTNQADPVLPVKDPTSDMAVIARKGSALVRGIHQKQTLNKSRQRFWELAGSKLGDILGVEKTAEHIDADTSLVGKDGEVDFKEDAKFAQHMKNGDAVSEFTKSKTISEQRQYLPIYSVRDELLQRIRENQVIIVVGETGSGKTTQLTQYLHEDGYTVNGIVGCTQPRRVAAMSVAKRVSEEMETDLGDKVGYAIRFEDVTGANTVIKYMTDGVLMRETLRDSDLDKYRVIVMDEAHERSLYTDVLFGILKKVVAQRRDFKLIVTSATLNAQKFSDFFGGALIYPIPGRTFPVDKRYIGPCEDYVEAAVTQAMKIHIASPPGDILIFMTGQEEIEAACYSLAERMEQLISSSKKGMSKLLILPMYSQLPADLQAKIFQRSEDGVRKCIIATNIAETSLTVDGILYVVDTGYGKMKVYNPRMGMDALQVFPSSRAAADQRAGRAGRTGPGTCYRLYTENAYLNEMLASPVPEIQRTNLGYVVLLLKSLKVNNLLDFDFMDPPPQENILNSMYQLWVLGALDNVGGLTGLGWKMVEFPLDPPLAKMLLMGEELGCVDEILTIVSMLSVPSVFFRPKDRAEESDAAREKFSVPESDHLTLYNVYQQWKQHQYRGDWCNDHFLHVKGLQKAREVRSQLLEILKTLKVSLTSCWPDTDTVRKAICSAYFQNAAKFKGVGEYVNCRTGMPCHLHPSSALYGIGCTPEYVVYHELILTKKEYMQCVTAVEPQWLADWGPMFFSVKESDTSVLQNKKRHQEEKTAMEEEMENLRKAQAREEAVSKQREREKRSKQQQQVSLVGLHPGSSTYLRPKKLGL; from the coding sequence ATGGTGGAATCGAAACTCGAGAAGAGCGGAGGAGGAGGAGGCGGCGGCGGAGGATTGCATGTTCGCGGAACGGAGAGAGTTGTTTTCAGGCATCCGGCGAAGAAATTAGGGTTTGATGGAGGTGTCAGGAGTAGGTATGATGAAAGAAGAGATTACAGAGATGGTGGTGGTGGTGGTAGGAGTAGGGTGAGGCGAAGAGATGAAGAAGATGGATATGGTGGAGATTGTGGAAGAAAGAGAAGTAGATATGATGGTGGTTCGAAGAGGGAGCCGCATTCGGTTGTGTCTGCCTGGGATTGTATGTCTTACTCTCCCCTGGTGCAGATACGTGCTTCTGGAGAGGGAGTGAAATCTTTGGATTCGAGACGTGGTGGGAGATATGAGATTAGTGAGAGCATGCGTTTGGAGATGGAGTATGATTGTGACCGTGCGTGGTATGATAGAGAAGAAGGAAGCGCGGTGGTTGATACGAGTGATGGTTCCGGTTTGTTTTATGGGGATGATGCTTTTTGTCAGAAGAAGGAAGCGGAGCTGGCGAAGAGGCTGGTTAGGAGAGATGGGACTAAGATGAGCCGTGCTCAGAGCAAGAGGTTGGCGCAGCATGCTGCAGATAATGCTCAGTGGGAGGACCGTCAGCTTCTGCGGTCGGGTGCTGTTAGAGGTGTTGAGGTGCAGAGTGAGATTGATGATGAAGATGAGAGCAAAGTTATGCTCCTTGTTCATGATACAAAGCCTCCTTTCCTGGATGGGAGAGTTGTTTTTACCAATCAGGCTGATCCGGTTTTGCCGGTGAAAGATCCCACATCTGATATGGCCGTAATTGCACGCAAAGGGTCTGCTCTAGTTAGGGGAATCCATCAAAAGCAAACTTTGAATAAATCACGTCAGCGATTTTGGGAGCTTGCTGGTTCGAAACTTGGTGATATTCTTGGTGTTGAGAAAACAGCTGAGCATATTGATGCGGATACGTCTTTAGTAGGTAAAGACGGTGAAGTTGATTTCAAAGAAGATGCAAAGTTTGCTCAGCATATGAAGAATGGGGATGCTGTGAGTGAATTCACAAAGTCGAAAACCATCTCCGAACAACGCCAGTATCTGCCTATATATTCTGTGCGTGATGAATTACTGCAGCGAATTCGAGAAAATCAGGTTATTATAGTTGTTGGAGAAACTGGTTCTGGAAAGACAACTCAACTGACACAATATCTGCATGAAGATGGCTACACTGTAAACGGTATAGTGGGCTGCACCCAACCAAGGCGTGTGGCAGCCATGAGTGTTGCGAAGAGAGTTAGTGAAGAGATGGAAACTGACCTTGGTGACAAAGTTGGCTATGCTATTCGTTTTGAGGACGTGACAGGGGCAAACACGGTTATAAAGTACATGACTGATGGAGTACTTATGCGTGAAACACTCAGAGATTCTGACCTTGACAAGTACCGTGTAATTGTGATGGATGAAGCCCATGAGAGGTCACTATATACAGATGTGCTGTTTGGGATTTTGAAAAAAGTTGTTGCCCAACGTCGTGATTTTAAGCTCATTGTGACATCTGCTACTCTAAATGCTCAGAAATTTTCAGATTTCTTTGGAGGTGCACTGATTTATCCCATTCCTGGAAGAACATTTCCTGTGGATAAAAGGTACATAGGCCCATGTGAAGACTATGTTGAAGCTGCAGTGACACAGGCCATGAAAATTCACATTGCCAGCCCTCCAGGTGATATCCTCATCTTCATGACCGGCCAAGAGGAAATTGAAGCAGCCTGTTATTCTCTTGCAGAGCGAATGGAACAACTTATCTCCTCCTCTAAGAAAGGGATGTCAAAACTCTTGATACTCCCTATGTATTCACAGCTGCCAGCTGACTTGCAAGCAAAGATATTCCAAAGGTCTGAAGATGGGGTTCGTAAATGCATTATAGCAACAAATATTGCTGAGACATCTTTGACCGTAGATGGTATCTTGTATGTCGTTGACACCGGCTATGGTAAAATGAAAGTATACAACCCTAGGATGGGTATGGATGCTCTTCAAGTATTTCCTAGTAGTCGTGCTGCTGCTGACCAACGCGCTGGGCGTGCTGGTAGAACTGGGCCTGGAACATGTTATCGGTTGTACACAGAGAATGCCTACCTAAATGAAATGCTGGCCAGTCCTGTACCAGAGATCCAGAGGACGAACCTTGGCTACGTGGTATTGTTGCTGAAATCTCTCAAGGTCAATAACTTGCTTGATTTTGATTTCATGGACCCACCTCCCCAGGAAAATATTCTCAATTCTATGTACCAGCTGTGGGTCTTGGGAGCTCTCGACAATGTGGGAGGTTTGACTGGCTTGGGCTGGAAAATGGTGGAGTTCCCGTTGGACCCTCCACTTGCTAAGATGTTGTTGATGGGTGAAGAGCTAGGATGCGTAGATGAAATTTTGACAATTGTATCTATGCTTTCAGTTCCGTCAGTATTCTTTAGGCCAAAAGATAGGGCAGAGGAGAGCGATGCTGCTCGGGAAAAATTTTCAGTCCCGGAGTCTGACCACTTGACATTATATAATGTTTATCAACAGTGGAAACAACATCAGTATCGGGGGGACTGGTGCAATGACCATTTTTTGCATGTTAAAGGGTTACAAAAGGCTAGAGAGGTTAGGTCACAGCTGCTAGAGATTCTGAAGACGTTGAAAGTTTCACTGACATCTTGTTGGCCTGATACTGACACTGTGAGAAAAGCTATTTGCTCTGCATACTTTCAAAATGCAGCAAAGTTTAAGGGTGTGGGGGAGTATGTTAATTGCCGGACTGGGATGCCATGCCATTTACACCCGAGCAGTGCTCTTTATGGTATAGGCTGCACCCCTGAGTATGTGGTTTATCATGAACTGATTTTGACAAAAAAGGAGTATATGCAGTGTGTCACAGCAGTGGAGCCGCAGTGGTTGGCTGATTGGGGACCCATGTTCTTTTCTGTAAAGGAGTCGGATACATCAGTGTTGCAGAATAAGAAGAGGCATCAGGAAGAGAAAACAGCTATGGAGGAGGAAATGGAGAATCTGAGGAAGGCTCAAGCACGGGAAGAGGCAGTAAGCAAGCAGAGGGAGAGGGAAAAGAGGTCTAAACAGCAGCAGCAAGTCTCATTGGTGGGTTTGCATCCGGGTTCTTCTACGTATTTGAGGCCGAAGAAACTTGGCTTATAA